A window of Oryza glaberrima chromosome 2, OglaRS2, whole genome shotgun sequence genomic DNA:
aattttttcacttttttgttacggctaaaatataatgaatttgaatatgagactttgcAAATACGTGTAATACTATTAGAAGTAAATGTCCAATTTTTTCATAGAATTTTTCGTGGCATTTGCTTGGTGGTGTGCACGGAGTGTGCACGAGAAGCTTGTGTCCATGGATATGTTCCCATATGGAAATACTAAGAAAAATCTCTATAACTTTATCTATAGGCGGCCTGACTGATTCCACTGTTTAACCCCTCCAAAAACAGTTTAATCTACTGCTATCCAAATTATGACATAAAAAGCAACaatcatactaaaaaattcATATCGCCTAAACAAAATGAGATAAAATCGCGCCCTTTGGTCAGAAGATAGGTTTATGCATTACCTACAACTTCCTAGTTATACAATACTTTTGTAGAAAATACTATTTAGACCCCCAAAACATCAAAAAATGGAAACACTGTAAATTTGCCCACGTGGAGCACTACCAAACCGAACCACCACAATCAAAACCCCTTCTCTAACCTTCACATACCATGAATTAAAGCACTATAAACACCCTAGGGTTTCCTTCAAGATTCCAAGGGAAAAAACAGCGGGGAGCACTGATCTAATTTTCCTCTTGATCCAAAATACCGTGGTGGAGATCTAGGGAGAGCAAGGTTTGATGCAGAGAAGAGGGAGACCAAAGtacgaggggggggggggggggggagggagggaatcCGGTACCTCCTCCTCTAGGGTTTTAGATGGGGGTGGAGGAAGTGGGTTGGACTTCTTGGGCTTTGGCCCAGGTTGGTTGGGCCCATGACTTAAaggtattttatttatttatttattttgatgcTATTATATTGCAAAGCAATCCGAAACCAATAAATCAAACAATTTCGATTTATTTTTTGTGAGGGTATTACACATTCCACTTATGAGATTCTTTTGCATGCATTCTTGAGTGGATGCATTAGTGAGTATGTTTCACATGCATTTatgaatgtgtgtgtgtgtgtgttttgcatGCATGGTTGAATATGTATGCGTTGTCCCTGCACGGGTGAGTGTGTTATGCACAGATACTTAACTTCCATGCATACTACAAATAGTAGCAACTTCCATGCTATAGCATGTATTAAAGAGTCATGGAGTTGTTTCCAAGAAGGAATAGAAACCAGaaaattgttcaaaaaattCGAATGCTGtttctttgttttgttgttgtgCGCTACTAAGAATTTCTTCTCACTCTATTGCGATTGTTGTGACTTTGGGTGTGCGATCCTGTGCCAATTGCCAGCGAGTTTGCATATCCTTGGCAAGTATATGGAGAGGCATATGCACGAGTTACTTGTTGATCACCAACTATATCCTAGGTTACTTATCCGTGGAGAAGAAATTCTTGTTTGCCACAGAGTTTGTTAtttgtggagaagaaaaatatacGTCCGCACCTCCATATACTATCAAGATTTTGCTACATGGAGATTTGTTCAACTAGATGCTCAAAGGATTGAATAGAAATAGTAGAAAGCCAAGGATTAGTTCAACTATACGCATAGGCATCTTTTGtagtaaaaagaaagaaaagagagaggacaAGTCGAGGTGACATGCGTGTAGTTGTGATCGGGGCATCGCGCCTAGGATAGGGCAACGACCACGACGTGCACCAGCAACCTGCTACTTGGCCTTCTCTTGCTCGCGTTCTGGGCTtgcttttttctctcttgttttAATGCATTATGGGTTAAAGATGGTGCACTATCTTGGACCAAGGGGTACATCTAGTTAATATTTCACGTATCATTTCCTGCATCTATCTTTGTTTTTCTCGCTGCTAGttacccatgcatgcatgcatcccaTGCTTTGCATACTATTATATATCTATGTCCTTTTTACTTCttaaactatttatctaatTTACAATCCAATTAAATCGTCGTATTCATTTCAATTAAacatttataacaagatcttgcAAGGTTATATTTCAATTGTATTtttaattgaaacatttttgtaTGATACGTGAAATATGGAGTTGTAACTATTGAAACACCATAACATACTTGCTGAAACAATACAAGAACATCGCTTGCAACATTTGCAAATGAACTAATGACACATTATGAGATGCCAGTTGAAATATCCAAAAGCACCATATGCACCATTGAAAGAAGATTTTCTGCAACACAAACCTAATATGTACTTattatgtttcatattataagactttctggCATTGCCCAcacatatatgttaatgaatctcgacatatatgtgtgcttagattcattaacatctatatgaatgtgggcaatgctagaaagtcttataatctgaaatggaggtagtacaacaAAGTCAAATCGCTAGTTGAAACATTTTCTTTAAACGTATTATACATCGAATATCAAAGGcgaaaacatatatattgttttcattaaaatatacgagatttaattataataaataCAACGGTATGATCAGGTTATAGATTAGGTAtgcaattttggagaaaaagtttttgaaaaaaatatagcctACGAGagtaggagagagaaaagaggaagTAGTGCAGACGTGCAGTCACATTAGTggcacccttttttttttgccacatcgAGCACCCGATCCTAAGCGTTTCTCCCAGATATTTGGTAGGACATGTTTTTGGCAACAAACCAAAACAGCCCTCGTTTCCAAGCAACCAATATATGGACTTGGGGTTTGGTTCTAAGAAAACTCAGCACACAGGTTTATTGTCATCTTTCCTGTAACAGTTGATCATGGTTATTCAAATCTAACACCGACAATCCTATACAGAAGCAGCACTAAAACAACAATACCTATTCCACCTATGGCCAACAAAAAAGTGTATTTTTTTCGTGACTGTAGAATGCTGTAGCTAAAACAAACACAAAAACCTCATTTCACAAACTTACATAATGAACTCTATTGCATTCAACAGGCTAGGTCCAAACCTTGTCATATTGAGCACAATGTCCTGTTTGGACATGTAGAACTCCGCAACCTTCTCCCATCCGCCCTTCCTGATGGTTTCAGGATCATTGATAACAGTATGGTTCCAACCGTATTTCTCCAGAAGTGTGCTCTCTTCTGGACTGATGCTGTACTCGACATGTCTCAGACCCATGTCCCGTGCAGGTGCACCATAGAACCCATCAGCCATGAATTTGATCCCGTATGGCACAATGTGCACCACCACTCCCCCGGACCGCAGGAACACCATGTTAGTCAAGCCCGCACCATGCACGCCCATGATTGCATCGCAGGAGTCAACAAGGCGAACAAATTCATCAAGGTTAGAATCGATCTTTGGATCGGCCTTGACCACCTcaaaaccaaaccaatccaGCCCTTGTACAACATGTGCCACGTTGACAAATCTCCTGGATTTGCCCCTGTCAATCAGCATTATCCGGGGCTTCTTGTCAGGGTCATCTTTGTCAGCCTTATAGGGTATGTCCACTTCAGCTGCAGGCAGTCCATAGGCTTCTCGGACAAACAACCGGAAGTCTACCATTGTATAGTTCTGGGGAGAAGAACTTGGGTCGATGCCAAGGTCTCGGTGGCTCCTGAGACcaacaatgacatgtgggtaaCACCTGATCTGGCCATCTGAATCAAAATCAATAATCTCATGCCGCGTGAGGCGGCTAAAGATTGCAGAATACTTCTTGATGAACCAGGGCTGGTTGTTGGTGATGATAAGCTGGACATCTCTGTTGAATTGACGGGCAGTAAGGAACAGTGGGACAAGGACATCACTGAAGTCATGCCAGACATTTGCTGTTAGCCCACCTAGTGCGAAGACAATGGCTGGGATGTGATGCTTGGAGGTACATATTGGTTCTGGTTCTGAGGAATTCACAGATTTGATGGTCACCTTCTTGATCCAGGGAAGGTGCTTTCGGGACTGTGCTCGGATAATCCACTCTTCACCATTGGAAGCACGGTTCTGTGGGACATACACAACAGTGGAGGACTGTCCAATGGTGCGAGCATCGCCGCACAGCTCACAGATGTCAAACCGGGGGTTGGAGAGGTCACAGATCTTTATGTCAGATTGAGCCGTACACTTGATGTACGGTTCTGCACCTGTTTAGCAAAAACTGGAGGTTATATATTTGAATTGTCAAGAAATATCAGCATGTAAAAATAACTCTCAAATTTCTCATTTTTGTGGTGTCAAATTTTGAATGCACTGGAGGAGATTTCTATTTTGTGTCTGCTAGCAAATAAAATATTCAAATATGACAACAGGGTTTCTACAAATGATGTTTCCACAAATTACAAAACAAGACTGGCTAATCCTTGCCATGCCACAATATTTTCTCTGTTCCTGCCATGCCCCTGACATTGCTCTGGGCAATTCAAGAAAACAACGCAATAAAAATACTTAGGTGTATATCATTCTCTTTTTCTTGACTTTGTGCAATTCAAAAGTGTGGCGTAATGTTATTTTCCTGAGCGGTCTAAAAATACTGAAATATGGATGGCATAACAAGCTCTCAATAAGGCTAATTTAATAACACGACGAAAATAGACAGGCTTGCTCACAGGGCCCGTGTATCCTAGCGGACTTATACCCATTTTATTCCAGAGAACTCCCCACCAAAAAAATGTTATGTTGAAGTAGTAGCCTCCTAATGTTTAGAGTTCGAACTGCAATATTACCTAGGACAGTGAAAATTATTCTTTAATTTTCACAGTTTAGCACTAcacagtggcggagccaggatttcAAAGTTGGGTATTCCcgtctaacaaaaaaaagttcatagtAGAAAAAATCAATGGTTCACAGTATGTCAATACCGATAATCGAAgaaataaaactacaaattattACATGGTACCTCTAATTTTCTATTTCGGTTCCTTCATGGCTTGGAAGAGTAGCTTTAATTCTACGTTCCTTCATGGTTTGAAAGCGGTTTATAATATCACAGTCCTTGACTTTCAAAAACACCTCACGCTCAATAAATGTGACCAAGCAATGATTCAAGTATTGATCCCTTAGCCTGTTTCTCAATTTATTCTTCGCATAATTCATGGCAGAAAAGATTATTTCAACACTAGCTGTTGCTACTGGAAGTACTAGAATCAATTTGAGAAGCTTGTAAACAATCTCATGTCTATTGTGCAACTTTGTTTCAACAATCATAATGGAAAGATCAGGAAGATTTTTCACTTTTCTAAACCTTTCATCTTTACGCATCTTAGTGAGGAAGAGTACTTGGCTAACTAATACGTGTACATGTGCATATATTGAAGTATACTTGtttcttgataaaaaaaacttgggTATTCCTGGAAATACGTAGGAATCATGGTAGCTCCGCCCATGGCACTACAGCCCTGTTCCCCCAACAACACAAACAGCTTTTATCTACTTGCTGCACAAGCCTTCCTAACATGGACCACCAGCATGAATAATTAGCTCCTACTTGCTAGAAAAGTCTATAAACAATGCATTTCTATGTGGTGCATCTAAAGCATATGGCTCACTGGTAGCTTTAGTCCACCGCAAGGATCAACTTTACTACTACCAATACAACTTTTCCCCTTTAACCTCCCTCTTGAATAACTCTCTTTGCTCTATTAGTCCTTGATTGTGCAGGTGAAGTTGGAACACTATCCGTGCTGCTGTACTAGTTCCAGGAAAGCTAGTCTGTTTATCGTCAGTAGTGTATGAAAAACATACAAACAGACAGCTACATTAAGCATGTATCTGTACAGTACCTGACTCTGCTGTGCCTCCGTCTCCTTCCTGACTTTGTGGAGGAGATTCCTTGCCCAATGAGTCTATTAAGGAGccaaagaaaaagtaaaaaataagaTATAGCATGCTAAAGAAATAGTAGTACTGACCACCTTGGTCGCAATGAAAATAGCTCCACTTACCAGATCCTCCTGCGCTCCTTTCATCTCCAGAAGCTTGTTTAAGCCCTACATTTTGTCACAATTCAGAAGTcagaattccaaaaaaaaaaaaagaaaagaaaatcgcCACTAAATTGGGACATGTGAAACAGTATAGCAAGAATCACATCGCACCAGGATTTAAGGTATTGTCATCCTGATCAATAGCAGCCGCCTGGGATGGTTTCTGCTCTTCGATTGCTGCCTCTTTGTTGGGAGACTGTCCATCCTCTGCATCTCCGAACCCAAACCATAAAATTCGACTAATCCGGCTTGGAATGTCATAAAAGATCAACGAGCTccaataatttaaaagaaaaatccccATTTTCTATATCTAACCTTACCAAGTCTAATTTGCTCAGTGTCCTCCCCTTCTAGCTTTGAAGAAACCGTTCTCTCCAAGTCTGAACAGCAATCATGCAAAATAACCTCAAGAATTAGGAATTAGGAATGGGAAATAGGACTTAAAAATCCTTGAGGCTTTAAGGTTTGTTCTTCTTGCCTTGATCTGCGGAGACCGGCTTATCGCGCGTGGGCCGCAGGGTGTTGTCAACTTGTACCGGAGCAAATTGCGAGGAAGCTATAAGAGGGAGGACTCGAAATTTAAGTACGCACGCATATCGCACTGGGGAAGGAGCATATCTGTAGTCTATATAGAGAGTTGGAGCACTAAGACGAAATAGGAATCCGGGCAGACTGACCGTTGGGGCCCTTGGCGAACTGGCCGGAGAAGACGACTACGGCGAGGACAgcggcgacgaggacggcggcgaagggcgCGCCGATCCTCCGGCGCCAGATGCCCTGCTTCATCGCGCTCTTGGCCATCTTGGGGGATCCCATCCTCCTGCCTCTTCCCCCCTTCCTTGGACTTGCCTCAAGCTAGCGGCTTCTGTTGGAGCTTGGCGCTAGGCAGGTGGTGTGGTGCTGTGCGGGTGCGGCACCATggaggagggaagaggaggacgaggaggcagACAGTACTAACAAAAGTCGTCTCGTCTTTGGGAATTGGAGGGCTAGACCTGACACCATTCTTATGCCCTTCTCTGCAGCTCTGTTTTTTCTGTACGCCATGCGGACTGCTCTTTCACAAATCTCGGCCGTCAGATTGGTATCATCATTCCCATCAAGCTTTGCATCGCTGGAtcgagagaaagaaagaaaaggaaaaaaaaaagcaagttgCGCCGAACAGTGAAATGTTGTTCTAAATTGCGGGAGAGCACCCAACGGAACAGTTATATGCAAATGAAAAGGTATTTACATCGACAGACGTACAAGACCATCTACAACAAAATGAATTTAacaataaaaagagaaaaacatccTCCAACAAACTTGCAACTCTAGCTACTCTGGCTGCAGGCTAAAACGAACCCTCGGCCCACCAAGTTTTCCCTCTTTCACGCGTAGCAACGGCCGCATCCCCTCGGCCTTTCCTCTCGCTCATGGCCACCCGCCATCCTCACCGTCATTGTATTCGGTCGCCCCTCCTCTCTCGGCACGAGAAACATTGGCAGGCTTCTCCGACGAGCAGCTGCCTCCCTTCCCATTCCCTTGGCCATGGGGACAATCCATCGTCGAGGATATAATGCGTGCCAAAGCGTTGAATCTGACGCCTTAGACCTGATCTCAACGAGGCTGGTGAGGAACCAGATAGAGCTCCGATAGCCTTTCACATCGAGCTCCACCCGACGCTCGTGCCAAGCTTCGGTTGTCGTTCTCGACCCGATCTCGTTGAGGCCAGCGAGGAGTAGATTGGCGTCCACACCAAGTGTCGACCTCTCCACACTCCTCCATCAAGATTGCGACCTCGTTACCGCTATCCGCTGCCCGTGATAACACCTAGAGGTCACCTAGTGAAGGAGCGCTCCGGCCTCCCAGCCGTCACCGCCTCCCACCCGCGTCATCATCACTGCCTGGATCCACCGGCCCCCATCTAGATCCGTGTGCGGGCGAAAGGGGAGAGCTGACAGTAGAGGGAGCAACGCAATAGCGAGGGAGGAGAAAGGAACAGTGCGATGGCGACGGTGAGCTTGGGTCAGCCATGACACCCCCGATCTGCGCACAGGAGGAAGGCTCGCAGCCACGGATGGTCGCGGCGGTGGCAGGATGGCTCAACTGCAAGGGAGGAAGGGAGTAGCGACGACGGCCAGTCATGGAGTCTAGCATAGGTATGGGTGGTGGGTGGGGAAAAATCTAGAGTGAGGGAGAAGGAAGAATTAAAGAGAAGTTGATATACATGACCCACTGTCATATTGGAGAGTGGTAGAGAGGCGGTTGGAGTGAAATGCAAATTTGACTATCTATTTTTTTTGGGCAAGCTGTTGATGGTACTCAAATACCAAATTTGACAAGTTCCTGCACAAAAgtgaatgaaataaaatatcaaacttAGTGGTTGtgtttattactaatcatttccataAGTGTTAGtgaatatttgtatgcaggtaatTATGTATGAAAAACACATCCGTTGTGCAAAGAAACACACCTTTGGCCAATCAGACGCATGTACATGGATTGGAGGGCTCACAAGTCAGAGCAAACCGACATATTTGAGGGCAATTCACCGTGCACCGTCATTAAGGCCCACAAAACAGTTAATCAGGCGGAAATAGTGGAGAAAGGCAGTGaaagtggttcggccgaaccactagTTCGACCCATCGCCCCAAGCTTCCATGTGCCACTTTCTCAGGCCTCCCCAATGGTGGTTATACCTGACTCCCGGTAAGTTACCGACTTAAACCACCATCATTGGAGCTCTAAAAAGGAGGAAAAGCCCTCACTCTCGAGACACAACAAAGTGGAATACAACTCACTTTCATATTTGGGCTAGTTAGAATATAAGAGGAGAGTGAGGGGAAAATCCG
This region includes:
- the LOC127763874 gene encoding beta-1,2-xylosyltransferase XYXT1-like isoform X1: MGSPKMAKSAMKQGIWRRRIGAPFAAVLVAAVLAVVVFSGQFAKGPNASSQFAPVQVDNTLRPTRDKPVSADQDLERTVSSKLEGEDTEQIRLDAEDGQSPNKEAAIEEQKPSQAAAIDQDDNTLNPGLKQASGDERSAGGSDSLGKESPPQSQEGDGGTAESGAEPYIKCTAQSDIKICDLSNPRFDICELCGDARTIGQSSTVVYVPQNRASNGEEWIIRAQSRKHLPWIKKVTIKSVNSSEPEPICTSKHHIPAIVFALGGLTANVWHDFSDVLVPLFLTARQFNRDVQLIITNNQPWFIKKYSAIFSRLTRHEIIDFDSDGQIRCYPHVIVGLRSHRDLGIDPSSSPQNYTMVDFRLFVREAYGLPAAEVDIPYKADKDDPDKKPRIMLIDRGKSRRFVNVAHVVQGLDWFGFEVVKADPKIDSNLDEFVRLVDSCDAIMGVHGAGLTNMVFLRSGGVVVHIVPYGIKFMADGFYGAPARDMGLRHVEYSISPEESTLLEKYGWNHTVINDPETIRKGGWEKVAEFYMSKQDIVLNMTRFGPSLLNAIEFIM
- the LOC127763874 gene encoding beta-1,2-xylosyltransferase XYXT1-like isoform X2; translation: MGSPKMAKSAMKQGIWRRRIGAPFAAVLVAAVLAVVVFSGQFAKGPNASSQFAPVQVDNTLRPTRDKPVSADQDLERTVSSKLEGEDTEQIRLEDGQSPNKEAAIEEQKPSQAAAIDQDDNTLNPGLKQASGDERSAGGSDSLGKESPPQSQEGDGGTAESGAEPYIKCTAQSDIKICDLSNPRFDICELCGDARTIGQSSTVVYVPQNRASNGEEWIIRAQSRKHLPWIKKVTIKSVNSSEPEPICTSKHHIPAIVFALGGLTANVWHDFSDVLVPLFLTARQFNRDVQLIITNNQPWFIKKYSAIFSRLTRHEIIDFDSDGQIRCYPHVIVGLRSHRDLGIDPSSSPQNYTMVDFRLFVREAYGLPAAEVDIPYKADKDDPDKKPRIMLIDRGKSRRFVNVAHVVQGLDWFGFEVVKADPKIDSNLDEFVRLVDSCDAIMGVHGAGLTNMVFLRSGGVVVHIVPYGIKFMADGFYGAPARDMGLRHVEYSISPEESTLLEKYGWNHTVINDPETIRKGGWEKVAEFYMSKQDIVLNMTRFGPSLLNAIEFIM